A genomic window from Fibrobacterota bacterium includes:
- the nadA gene encoding quinolinate synthase NadA, which yields MIELDSIRPLTQEQAMERAYAAKAALGKRLTILGHHYQADSIVEISDITGDSLELSRKAAKVDSEFIVFCGVHFMAESADMLTSPQQKVILPDLAAGCSMADMATHEELESALELLEGDLGLSILPVTYVNSSAAVKRVVGRHGGVVCTSSNAAQVVSWALAQGKVVLFAPDQHLGRNTSFKLGVTLDQMPLWDPRVHDGGAGLEAYRKAKVILWKGHCSVHTRMHKSDVDHWRATDPDRKVLVHPECVFDVVQAADLAGSTSFILNTLAAAPAGSKWAVGTEVNLVQRLAKMHPDKDIVPLSQVQCLCSTMFRIDPWHLCWVLENLQAGVVVNQVAVDSETRHWATVALQRMLDLSA from the coding sequence ATGATCGAACTCGACTCCATCCGACCTCTGACCCAAGAACAAGCCATGGAGCGCGCCTACGCGGCCAAGGCCGCCTTGGGCAAACGCTTGACCATCCTGGGGCACCACTACCAGGCGGATTCCATCGTGGAAATCTCCGACATCACCGGGGATTCCTTGGAGCTCTCCCGCAAGGCGGCGAAGGTCGACTCCGAGTTCATCGTTTTCTGCGGTGTGCATTTCATGGCCGAGTCCGCCGACATGCTGACCTCCCCCCAGCAGAAAGTGATCCTGCCCGACCTGGCGGCGGGCTGCTCCATGGCCGACATGGCCACGCATGAAGAGCTGGAATCCGCGCTGGAGCTTTTGGAAGGGGATTTGGGGCTTTCGATTCTGCCCGTCACCTACGTCAATTCTTCCGCGGCGGTCAAGCGCGTGGTGGGGCGTCACGGCGGCGTGGTCTGCACCAGCTCCAATGCCGCTCAAGTCGTGAGCTGGGCGTTGGCTCAAGGCAAGGTGGTGCTGTTCGCGCCCGACCAGCATTTGGGACGCAACACGTCTTTCAAGCTGGGTGTGACGTTGGACCAGATGCCCTTGTGGGATCCGCGTGTGCACGACGGCGGCGCAGGCCTGGAGGCCTATCGGAAGGCGAAGGTCATTCTCTGGAAGGGGCACTGCTCCGTCCACACCCGCATGCACAAGTCGGATGTGGACCATTGGCGCGCCACCGATCCCGATCGGAAGGTGCTGGTGCATCCGGAATGCGTGTTCGATGTGGTGCAAGCGGCGGACCTTGCTGGATCCACCTCGTTCATCCTCAACACCTTGGCCGCCGCCCCGGCAGGGAGCAAGTGGGCGGTGGGAACCGAAGTGAATCTGGTCCAGCGCTTGGCCAAGATGCACCCGGACAAGGACATCGTCCCCCTCTCGCAGGTGCAGTGCCTGTGCAGCACCATGTTCCGGATCGATCCGTGGCATTTGTGTTGGGTACTGGAAAATCTCCAAGCCGGGGTGGTGGTCAACCAGGTGGCGGTGGATTCGGAAACTCGCCACTGGGCCACGGTGGCACTGCAACGGATGCTGGATCTTTCCGCCTAG
- a CDS encoding TM2 domain-containing protein, whose amino-acid sequence MEENGLPSTPPVNKPSTSPSDKKLAAGLTAVLLGSLGIHKFILGYQTQGLIMLLVSVLGGVVTCGASTGVMGVIGLVEGIIYLTKTDEEFDAMYVTGRKLWF is encoded by the coding sequence ATGGAAGAAAATGGGTTGCCTTCGACACCTCCGGTGAACAAGCCGTCGACCAGTCCCTCCGACAAGAAGCTCGCCGCCGGGCTTACCGCGGTGCTTCTGGGATCCTTGGGAATCCACAAGTTCATCCTGGGTTACCAGACCCAAGGCCTCATCATGCTGTTGGTCTCCGTTTTGGGAGGCGTGGTGACCTGCGGTGCGAGTACCGGGGTGATGGGTGTGATCGGGCTGGTGGAAGGAATCATTTACCTCACCAAAACGGACGAAGAGTTCGATGCCATGTACGTGACGGGACGCAAGCTCTGGTTCTAG